Within the Mixophyes fleayi isolate aMixFle1 chromosome 5, aMixFle1.hap1, whole genome shotgun sequence genome, the region CCCTTTTAACATTGGTATTACAGAAAAATATCAGAATTCAAGTCTTACTGGTCTACACATTCCGCAGATAcccttatatttttttatgattggTAGGTAATTGTATGAAAtagtaatgcatttttttttttgcattccaaTAATAAGAACCTTTGCCCACCAAGAAGGAAAATGTTGAGGTTTGAATTTAATTTCTggggtttttttatttcattataggAGAGTTTACTCCAGAAATGCAAATGCGAATTAGACAAGAAattgaaaaggaaaagaaaacagaaatttgGAAAGAAAGATTCTTTGAAAGATTTTATGGAGAAAAGTAAGTGATAAACTTAACAGCTCCTTTATATCAGATGATAAAATTAATTCAAATTGTAACCAATGAGAAATGACACTGATCTGGAGCCACTTGCCTaaagtaaaaaatacaatttcaaaaTATGTAAATGTGTCCTTGGTATAAGTTTATGTGTTGGGTGTTCCCTTACCTTTTGAACCTTCACCTTTTgaattatttaaactaaaatcCATTAGTTAAAACTAAGATTATTCTgaaataatagtatatataagTATGGTACATGCACAGTGGAGGAACTACTGCGTTGTAAGAGATGCAGAGGATAtggggcccagaggtgaggggggAGGGACCTGTAGCCACTACATAGGCTGCAGTGGTTCCAGCCACTGTCTGTATTCTAGGTTTCACTGCAATTGATCTatgattttaataaacatttcttCTCTTCTGAGCATAGCGAGGGCTGCGGAAATACAGATAGtacataatatattttgcatttagcAAAGCACTAATGGTActctacaaaaaagaaaaagttggcTGTACCATTGTACCGATAGCTTACTATGTAACCTGTGCACATTAAAATGTAGCCGATTTGAAGGGAATTGATAGAACATGGAAGAATTAACTAAGAGAAGATGCATGTGTTGCTGTAATTGGTGCTCTTGGATATATAACGTGTATTGAGGATCATCATCgttattaaagtgtatttttaaaatactgctGTCAGAACTGGGTGGTATACTCTTGTTACATTTTTCTCaattcattttaaatgttttttttgtaaaaaaaaaaacaggtttgtAAATGCAGACAGTCTATGTTGGTTACTTGATGATGTTGTTTTGTTATCAGATCTGGAATGTCCAAAGAGGAATCTTTACAACTAACTTCTGGGCAAAATAGCAGTGAAGATGAAAGCAGTTCATTAGAAACATCTCTAAACTTGCCAGGCCCATCTACACAGTTTGAGAGCAGCACACCGGCCAATAATGAAACACCACTGATGTTGGAAACTGAAGTTGTTGAAGAAACTGTGTGTAACATGGAGCATGTTCCATCAAAGGACATGATGAGAGAAACAGAACTGGAAGAAATATTGATATCTGAGGAATCGTTAATACATGAGGAGATTGCTGAGGAAGTAGAGACCACAATTTGTGAATGCCAAGAAGGTGATGACAAAGCTGAGATTGAACTGTCTGAAGATGTGTCAAATCAGGAGACACCGGAAGAGGAAAAAGAAGAGTGTGTTGAGAACGTGGAATCTTGTGTTGTCATGGAAGATGAGATTTTGCCTCTCTTGGATACTAAAATAGTAGAAAATATAAAACCTGATGACCATCAAAGTGTCATCTTGGAAGATGCCACTGAATTCCATGAATGCAGATCTCCATCCCCTGTGATTTCTCACAGTTCATCAGGTAAAGCAGCTGAACAAGAACCACAACCAGTTGAAGATATAAATGTGTCAGTGGATAATGATGCTTCCAAAGCTACTGAAGATTCTGTGTGCACTGAAGAGGCAGCTGCTGTGGATATGGAGCTGATCAGTGAAACAGATGAACAGTTCTCTGAAACTGCATGTGTTTCTGAGACATCCTATTCTTCACAGAGTCCAGAAGAGGCATGTGTTAGTCTAGCATCTCCAGGAGGTGACACGCAGTCAGCTTCAGAGGAACCATACACACCTGCATCTGTTGAAGCTGCTTACCTATCTGAAGTGTCAAGCTTTGAAAATACTGAGACAGAAAGTCAACAAAAACCTATAGCTGAAAGTTCTCCAACTTCTTTAGCTTCAGATGTTTCACCATTATCCAACTCGCCAGTGATGTCAGAAGCATCTCCTCCCTCTAATCATCCACTAACACCTGAAGCATCCCCAGCATCTAATTTGCCATTAACTTCTGAAGCATCTCCAATGTCCGATGTACCTATAATATCAGAAACATCTTCAGTGTCTTCCATAGCACTGTCCTCTGAAACCGGACATGCACCAAATATACCTGCTACTTCAGATGCATCTTCTGGATATAGTCCTGTTCCAGATGAACATCTCATGCTTCAGCAGGAAAGCTCCCCCACCTCATCCGATGAATCACTGTCCCCTTCAAAAGATGAAACTGATGGCTACTCGGAAGCATCCCAAACAGATACTATTGGCACTGAACATGAAAGCTCTGAAACCATAAAGTATAATTCAGCAACTCCAAATTCTGATACTTCACTTTCTGAAGATACCCTGAATCAGAAGCACTGTAGTTCTGAGAGGGAGCACGAGATACCAAATGTAGCATCCTCACCCGAACTATCACCACCAGAAACAATAACCATTAAAAACAATTCAACCCATTATCGGATTGTTGAGAAAAAATATTTATCTGCCTCACAAGAAGGATTTGAAGGAACATATTCTAGAAACAATGACTCTGTTTACTCAAAGTCTCATGATAAACAGTATGCTGCCTCAGTAGAAGTATCTGGATTTTATGAGTCCTCTAGAGCTAAATCTCATAAACCGCAAGGAGGCTCCCAAAGCAGAGTAGACAGTTCTCATTCTAAGTCATATGAAAATAGTAAGCATTGTGAGGCAGTTAGTCGGGAGCCTGAAATCTCCAAAAGAAAAACTGTGGAACTACACACTTTTGGAATCTACAGGGAAAAACGACCAAGAATAGACAGTGATCACCCAACTAGAACATCTTCAAATTCAAGTCAATCTGAGAGAGAACACCCACCCAGAGAGGAGCCCCGTGTTCCACCTCTCAAGGTAAAACGGCTGACCATATACATATGTTTTCATAAGTAGTGGAAGGTATTGGCAGAAGTACATCAGTACAGGTCTTTGCTAAAAACGTAATTGTAAGACGCATTGATAGCATGTCAGAAAATGTCTGAAACTGTATTGACCTTTTCCTTTTATTGGAACTAAGTGTCCACGTAATGTACAATCTAGGAGCCAgtaataaaaatcaatttttaatcTTCGTTTATAAAAAGCTAGAAGTGATGCCCATAAATAAATTTATagaaaatattgataaaaatgtgattataCCACCAGGGCAGTGTTTAGTTGCCTTTTCAACATGGTTTTTGGTATTTGTTTATACTGAAACATTTAGATGTAAAATTTAGAAAAagcgtaaagctgggtacacactacagaaatttcgaccaactttttatgccgagcgattttacatgcgatcgatggtccgatcgctcggtccatggactgcatacacactagccttgtttaggacaagaaagggaagagcggacctcacgttaccgactttttacagccatgttgtcgtgagcaatgactgtattttcatactcactgttgtggatcagtcggaagtttatacacactacacaacggaaacgagattggaacgaaaatattaaacggtacaaccaaccaaatgaggcgacaatcgtccatttgggcagactttcgaccatcgtgtcactgtatacactgacccgacttttgaacgagtggtcgtatgtcggctgatttagccgattattggatgaaaactgtgcagtgtgtacccagctttagtccatCTTAAAGTTCTTTTGGGCTTATCTTGAAACTATTTGATCTCCTTGCGTTCCCAGCACCAGTCCCTCTTTGTTCTTTACATTTAAATCCTGACCTTACTTCAAGAGAGAGGACAAATAATGACACTACATTGACTTCTTCAGTCTTGAACATCATGCAGTTCATTAGTGAGTGCGGATTAAATTACAAAGGGTAAATActatcaaataaaaatataatgaaatgagCAGATTGCATTTGAATTTGTGGGAATTTCTATTACATACCAAATTCATAGGACAAACATGTAATTAATTTCATAAGCAACTGACATTGGCACCAGAGGATTTAACAAGTCTGTATATGTCTTACAGTCATTGTTCTTTAAGGTGCATCTGTCATTTCTATATAAATTACACTGGTGTTTATAATGTTACTTAAGAATTTGTCTACACGAGTCTTTGTAAAGAGCTTTTCATTCCCACAATGCAGCAATGCAAAATCTGTCTTCCATCCATTTGCACAAAATAGCCACTAGTGTTACACATGGTGGGATTGGataaaaatactgtatttaaatatatatctggATACAGTGACATTCCATTTGTAACTTAGAAATATCACAGGTTTTCCTCTCTATTTGCCTTCATCAAAAAAGACATTTGTTAAAATGAAGAAACAGCCAACTACCCATCCCTCTGATGTGTATCTTCTAAACACACTTGATGAACCTTCATGTTTTTTCATCAATAGGTAGTTGCCATGTAGGTTTTTAATTTGTATTGGATAGAAAGTAAAAGGTCAAACAGATCTTTTAAGTCTCAAGAGAAATTGATATGTTAGTATTGAGTCATTAAGACTTAaattaataatgttaatatatgtgtaaaCTCTTGTAGATAATAATTGTCTGAGCAGTGAATTCTGGTGCCATCACCTTAGTGTTCATCAGCAAGAAGTGTGTAATAAAGGGAATAATGCATCCCATTCTAtaaattattatgaatattagaagtcaccttagaTCTCTGTGACCAGTATAGAAGCTCTCTGTTCTGCTTTTATGTGGTTACAGATCTCCTCTGTGTCTTCTAATATCCATCTACTTTACACTACGGattgcattatcccatatataaaccAATCCTATATAGTGCGACACAGTGTTGTAAAACATGAACTGCACAGTCTTTGTCAGCGGTAGACATTCATCAGAATGTCAAGTATGTAACTAAATATATTTAACCTATAACCATTTAAAGTGATTCTGTAATCAGTGAATTTTATTCAGGCACATCAGTCCCTTGCTTAGTAGACTTTACAATGTAAATTCCCTACTACAGACACATCAGAGCAAATTAACTTACCATTATATATAGATGGCCAGCACTGCTAGTCTAAAGGCAAGGTCCAGTGTACAGCGAAAGTTAGAAGCTTGCACAGCATCCTCCCAACCATTCAATTGTTCTTCATTGCATGGTAGATGAGAGGCTCCATTAGTATGAGTGAAGACATGCTTGTGATCACGCCATTAGAAAGAAAGATACAGACATGTCTGCATACAGACATTCCTGTCTGTATGCAGTTCTAAACTGTTTGTTTGGCTGTCCGTATATATAGGTAGGACTTCAGAAATTATAGTGGCTCAAAAATGCAACAGTTATATGTAGCTTCCTTATTAAGTGTTGCTGACAGTTGAAATTGCTATAAGGAAATGTTTACAGTTTGATTTTTACTTTATCACTTTCCCCAACTTTGTTCAATGTCTTAGTGGCTTACAGAGTATCCCATTGTTATTGAAAATAGAACAAATACATTaatggctaaaaaaaaataatgacgcTCAGGTGACTTGCATAAGACATTTTCCCCGTTTTCAAAGTGCATGATCTGCCATATACCCAATCAGGTTTTTAATCAAGTATCAACGTTGCCATTTGAATTCACTCCTGTTACTCCAAAGTGCTTTACAGTTGTATTAAACTTCACTTCTATACCACAGCATATTCAGGTACTTGAAATTGTGATTATATAAATTGTAGTATATCAGTTCAGCTTAATATTAGGTTTCATTGGTTTAATTTAGGAGCACAAATCTTTGTGCTCAGCAGTCATTTTCATCAGCTATGCCGGAAAGTGCAGACAACCGTTGATTGCAATCTTTATTTTCTTGGTCATTCTTTTTCTACACAGATTTTGCCTTAGTTGTCCTTTATTTAAACTAATAAATTAACTGGAAGAATGTGCAAATGTCTGCATATGCTATATTCATATTTTAATCTGGTAAAATCttataatttattacatattaaatatagcaaaaaaaaacagtgtataATAGTATAACCATAACCTGCtacctttaaatattttttagggCAAGTCCTGTAAGTACAACAGATAAATGTccactttttgtgtgtgtgtttgtatacagTAGTTACGTAATTATCTATTACTAATGCTTTGTTATTCTGCTTGTTATTATTGTAGATCCAACTATCAAAGATTGGACCACCATTCATAATTAAAAGTCAACCCGTCCCAAAGCCTGATTCCAAGATTTCTTCTAGTGCATCGGTTAGTGCAGGGAGGAACACTGGAGCTAGAACCCTTGCAGATATTAAGGCACGTGCACAACAAGCCAGGGCACAGAGAGAGGCGGCTGCTGCTGCAGCTGTGGCTGCGGCTGCCAGCATAGTTTCTGGAGGTGTTGGAAGTCCTTCAGAAAGCAGCAAGACCAGAACTTTAGCCCACATCAAAGAACAGACAAAGGCAAAGTTGTTTGCGAAACATCAGGCGAGGGTCAGTACACAACAGACTAGTAGAGATGGAAAAATAAAAGAGGGTCTTCCAGTAACTGATGTGCCAACTCCTTCCGATGCAAAGGTTGAAGTTTCCACTGGTGTTATTATTATGAATCCAAATTGCAAATCTCCTAGCAGCAAGTCTACCCTCCATCGAGAATTGAATTCAACTTTACAAAAATCCTTCTGCTCTTCAACATCATCGGAAACTGACTCCGATGCATCTGTGCACAGCTCTAATGAAAATATTCATGTGCCACATTCCAGCGACAAAACTGCTACATCTACCTCCACTGAAGATTGCAGTGTGCCAATGCATTATAGCAAAAATATAGGCTCAatgtctgtctgcccctctgctgATGCACCCTTTACAAATTCACTTGAAAAATCTGCTGTTCTAATGTCTGTTGACAGTGAAAACACTACATCATCTGTCTGTAACATTAATATGCTAAACCCTGTTCTAGAAACTGACATTCCTTTCATAGCTGTTGCACCAAAATGCACTGATGACACTAGCAGTCATGTCTCCATAGTGAGCTCCATTGTCCCTGATTCTGTTGATGACAAACGAGTGCCAGTAACAACAAGTAATGTTAATTCTTACACCACTGTGCCAATTTCATCCATTGGGAGTAGTTTGCCAAACCCTCTTCTTACTAACTCTTTGGTGAATTCGCTAAACTCCTCAGTTGGTCCTAGCAACATGCACCCTGATAAATTAGCTACACCCACATGCGAAGAAGATAATGCTGTAAATGTCTGTCCTCCTGTCCGAAGAATGTCAAACCACGAGGAAATCATGCTAGATTCTCATGGCAGGTCTTCTGTTCCTCTGTATTCCAACGCCAGAAAAACAAATTCAGATTCTTCACTCGCCAAAATGCAACATGATAATTTAGACAAGAGGTCTTGTAGTAATTTATTTGGTGCAAACAGTAAAACACTGCATTCCGGTTTAATGCAGACGAATAGATCTATCCCATGCAAAGTGATTGTTGATCACTGTACAACTCCAAATTCAACTTTCCCTTTCAATACTGAAAATGTAGAAATTACAGATACTCAGAATAGGCTTGGGAAAATTGAATCTTCCATGCAAAATAAAGCGTGTCCTCAAGTCTCTGTCATAAGTAGACAGGATAGCCTCATTAACGAGAGTGCTGAGCACTTGTCCAACACTAACATTGCTGCTAGGTTGTGCAGAGATGGCAGAAATAAGGCTGCTGCTTGCACTGGGCTTTTGGAAACCTCTTACATGCAGCAAGAGACGTTAAGTAACTCTGTTTCTTGCCAACAAAACTTTAATGAGCAACTACATTGCACTCCTTCATTTAAGTGTGGGGCAGATAATATGATTAACTCTGAGTTTATTCCTAATAATAGAATATGCTGGAGTGACAAAGAACAAATCAACTCTGACAAAGCAGTTATGAATCATTTAAATACGCACAAGCATATAGAGTACTCTGAAGAGAGCATTGTTCATATAAAAAGTGAACCTGGGAGTTACACACACGTCTCAAAACTTAACAGTCGAAGTCCTGTGACAAACAGCATTCCTATCAAATCAGAGGTTAATGATACCAGCAAGTGCTTTGGGATGGATGCAGAAGGATTTTCGGGCCGCAACCCAACACCCCAAGCACCTGACTTGGACATAGGCTTACCAGCATCAAAAGCACCACTTGGTGTTTCCAGAGAAGAACCCTTGTCATTAATCTCTGATACTTTGAAAAGGGTTACAAATGCAGCAAACACAAGCTGTCGACTTTCATCTGTTGAAGCAAACAATCCCTTAGTAACACAGTTGCTTCAAGGCAATTTGCCTTTAGAAAAAGTTCTCCCTCAACCCAGACTAGGAGCAAAATTGGAAATAAGTCGGCTCCCGTTGCAGACTacctctgtgtttaaaactgcATCTGAGAGAATGGTATCTGAAAACTCCTCCTGCTCACCTACCCCTGATGGCAAAGGCTACCCGTTAGGTAGTTTAAACCCTCTGCAAATGAGAAAGCGTGAAAATCATCCTAAGAAAAGAATGGCTAGGACTGTGGGTGAACATGCTCAGATTAAGTGCGAGACTGGAAAGCATCCAATGGACACTGATGCAAACTTGTCTTCCTGCATGATGGGTTCTAATATGAACCCACTGGGACCAGGGCAAGCTTTTAAGCAGGAGTGGATGAACAAGCATGCTGTTACAGTCAGGATCGCTCACAGTCCAGAGATTAAGCAGCAAAAGAGGCCACTGCCTTCATGTAGCTTccaacaaaatgtatttaatgttgaTAAAAATGGCGGCTATCATCCAGAAGCCAGTACCTCGCACAGGCAGCATTATTACCAAATGCCCATGACTCAAAGGGGTCCGAGTTCTACAGTGTATATGCCATCAGGTTCTACAAAAGCCCAGACTGGTAACAATGTTTTTGTATTCAACAGACACCCTGAGCAGAAAGCTTTGGCTGAGCCTAATGTACCATCTCTTTCTCATAGAATGGGCAATTCTTATTCACCACACATTTACATTAAAGAAGGTGATGACCTAAGCAATGCCCCACAGACTTTGCAACATAAATTTTTAGTGCATCCTCCCTTATCTAATTCAGATGTCCCTTCTGATCAAAAGCAGCCAGCAGTTACTATGGAAACCACTAAAAGACTTAGTTGGCCTCAGCCTACGAGCATCTGTAGCAAT harbors:
- the ASXL3 gene encoding putative Polycomb group protein ASXL3 gives rise to the protein MKDKRKKKDRTWAEAARLEQQVIDMEAPPCNLQDLKQLSKLIPPGLPTVHVFFNHAQALEKHPNSPMTAKQILEVIQKEGLKETRNGTSPLACLNAMLHTNTRVGDGTFFKIPGKSGLYALKKEESACPADGTLEIDCESELDGTEMAEASSNGEENEVCLKQVTEEASSNRVQSKLVSSFQQHTKKALKQALRQQQKRRNGVSMMVNKTVPRVVLTPLKVSDEQSDSPSGSESKNGEADSSDKETKQGQKSPPGKQISQHLKRLKKSGLGHLKWTKAEDIDIETPGSILVNTNLRALINKHTFASLPQHFQQYLLLLLPEVDRQMGSDGALRLSNSALNNEFFAYAAQGWKQRLSEGEFTPEMQMRIRQEIEKEKKTEIWKERFFERFYGEKSGMSKEESLQLTSGQNSSEDESSSLETSLNLPGPSTQFESSTPANNETPLMLETEVVEETVCNMEHVPSKDMMRETELEEILISEESLIHEEIAEEVETTICECQEGDDKAEIELSEDVSNQETPEEEKEECVENVESCVVMEDEILPLLDTKIVENIKPDDHQSVILEDATEFHECRSPSPVISHSSSGKAAEQEPQPVEDINVSVDNDASKATEDSVCTEEAAAVDMELISETDEQFSETACVSETSYSSQSPEEACVSLASPGGDTQSASEEPYTPASVEAAYLSEVSSFENTETESQQKPIAESSPTSLASDVSPLSNSPVMSEASPPSNHPLTPEASPASNLPLTSEASPMSDVPIISETSSVSSIALSSETGHAPNIPATSDASSGYSPVPDEHLMLQQESSPTSSDESLSPSKDETDGYSEASQTDTIGTEHESSETIKYNSATPNSDTSLSEDTLNQKHCSSEREHEIPNVASSPELSPPETITIKNNSTHYRIVEKKYLSASQEGFEGTYSRNNDSVYSKSHDKQYAASVEVSGFYESSRAKSHKPQGGSQSRVDSSHSKSYENSKHCEAVSREPEISKRKTVELHTFGIYREKRPRIDSDHPTRTSSNSSQSEREHPPREEPRVPPLKIQLSKIGPPFIIKSQPVPKPDSKISSSASVSAGRNTGARTLADIKARAQQARAQREAAAAAAVAAAASIVSGGVGSPSESSKTRTLAHIKEQTKAKLFAKHQARVSTQQTSRDGKIKEGLPVTDVPTPSDAKVEVSTGVIIMNPNCKSPSSKSTLHRELNSTLQKSFCSSTSSETDSDASVHSSNENIHVPHSSDKTATSTSTEDCSVPMHYSKNIGSMSVCPSADAPFTNSLEKSAVLMSVDSENTTSSVCNINMLNPVLETDIPFIAVAPKCTDDTSSHVSIVSSIVPDSVDDKRVPVTTSNVNSYTTVPISSIGSSLPNPLLTNSLVNSLNSSVGPSNMHPDKLATPTCEEDNAVNVCPPVRRMSNHEEIMLDSHGRSSVPLYSNARKTNSDSSLAKMQHDNLDKRSCSNLFGANSKTLHSGLMQTNRSIPCKVIVDHCTTPNSTFPFNTENVEITDTQNRLGKIESSMQNKACPQVSVISRQDSLINESAEHLSNTNIAARLCRDGRNKAAACTGLLETSYMQQETLSNSVSCQQNFNEQLHCTPSFKCGADNMINSEFIPNNRICWSDKEQINSDKAVMNHLNTHKHIEYSEESIVHIKSEPGSYTHVSKLNSRSPVTNSIPIKSEVNDTSKCFGMDAEGFSGRNPTPQAPDLDIGLPASKAPLGVSREEPLSLISDTLKRVTNAANTSCRLSSVEANNPLVTQLLQGNLPLEKVLPQPRLGAKLEISRLPLQTTSVFKTASERMVSENSSCSPTPDGKGYPLGSLNPLQMRKRENHPKKRMARTVGEHAQIKCETGKHPMDTDANLSSCMMGSNMNPLGPGQAFKQEWMNKHAVTVRIAHSPEIKQQKRPLPSCSFQQNVFNVDKNGGYHPEASTSHRQHYYQMPMTQRGPSSTVYMPSGSTKAQTGNNVFVFNRHPEQKALAEPNVPSLSHRMGNSYSPHIYIKEGDDLSNAPQTLQHKFLVHPPLSNSDVPSDQKQPAVTMETTKRLSWPQPTSICSNIKSEPISFEDSLNNSCELTMKQSSYEQSEVKEQLKAFALKNADFSSYLLSEPQKPFTQLAPQKTQTQQLPQQQCGTYPAIHFGSTSFKRAASAIEKSIGMLGSNPKPASGLISQNTAIPAQNFADSSSADELELKCSCRLKAMIVCKGCGAFCHDDCIGPSKLCVACLVVR